One region of Bactrocera neohumeralis isolate Rockhampton chromosome 5, APGP_CSIRO_Bneo_wtdbg2-racon-allhic-juicebox.fasta_v2, whole genome shotgun sequence genomic DNA includes:
- the LOC126760543 gene encoding protein C19orf12 homolog has product MPVNTRELMEAIAIIANERNVQVTMKQSAKGAMVCAATAFIGGILLGPVGLAAGGTAGGLMAYKMTGGTFRPLADVLLNDLNDAQQERLVRHVNNAVAEFAISDLAMLLPLLMNNAGIQQAVLNTAISFVTNELKCQVIE; this is encoded by the exons atgcctGTTAATACACGAGAATTGATGGAAGCAATTGCCATTATTGCAAATGAACGTAATGTGCAAGTGACAATGAAACAATCAGCCAAAGGAGCAATGG tttgtgCAGCAACTGCTTTTATAGGAGGAATTCTGCTTGGACCTGTAGGACTGGCTGCTGGTGGCACAGCGGGCGGATTGATGGCTTATAAAATGACTGGCG GCACATTCCGACCCTTGGCTGATGTGTTACTAAACGATTTAAATGATGCTCAACAGGAGAGATTAGTGCGACATGTCAATAATGCAGTGGCAGAGTTCGCAATCTCAGACTTGGCAATGCTGCTGCCTTTGTTAATGAACAATGCAGGTATTCAGCAGGCAGTTCTAAATACAGCCATCAGTTTCGTAACGAATGAGTTGAAGTGTCAGGTCATCGAATGA
- the LOC126760515 gene encoding vacuolar protein sorting-associated protein 18 homolog, which translates to MSSFDEDDSWMNYKPSAKFLPIVEGKTADCPAAGETDFDKLETPIFSKRQITLRIPSTYKGNLMHVNVNKNWLVCVLDTPQTILLRFFLPRALPPGEIPLEKYLAGYAISKVFLDYTGHHTLIPIVPQTPGLSADFLYIHGNGPKVRRVEKFKDHEITAVAFNRYMGTESSTGPILLGTSRGLIFETELVQDGFSPLQRKQVYDLGLGRTKYPINGLELLRLPNTNKYMVIATTPDCIYTFQESLKPDDRSLQFIFANYVNGQQVHGAEMIETELNYSALQLYGEPNEKLPKQWAWLCGSGIRFGEISTEERSTNVLLGDSLINLDFKQYKHLSYEERRQNAPRTLALTEYHALLLYSDHITGICLLNEKVVYEEYFHEQVGKLLNILRDPFTGTIYVYTDKMFFSYKITDEQRDIWRIYLEKGQYDLAEIYAAEQPEHLDIVLIKKADAAFEKGDYTLAADFYAETSKPFEEISLKFMELDTKKPIIRYAKKRLAMLENDPNKIMVLVIWLVDLYLTQINYPRRSAQERAEWQSEFDEFMQGARVADCARQNKEPICNLLKEHADSHNIAQFAISIGDYEEVIEQQIGSKKFKEALRTLTQQDNLELYYKYCPILMDYLPHETVDTLMSQGRKFDIKELIPTLVLQESDKHIEEIIRYLEFAIYNLGETNQAVHNYIIHLYAKYKPPKVIKYLENEGQDLSLIHYEINYAMIQCKLFKVNVASVFLMCLSKMWAAAVDLALEFDLKLAKETASKPTKEEEREKMWLAIARHEIQGTNDVKKALDLLKECDLLRIEDLLPFFSDFEKIDDFKEPICAALKDYNIKILELKHEMDECDKQAERVIKDLQNVRERSIRINAQENCNLCDSFLMVKPFIVFICGHKFHSDCLEKKILPTLSSEQNRRLRTIKQQLDALVTQSFVMDISEEMLLQRTELKTEIEEIIAGDCYFCGVMIDMIDQPFINDWDQVNVDWE; encoded by the exons atgtCGTCTTTTGATGAAGATGATAGCTGGATGAATTATAAACCGAGTGCCAAGTTTCTCCCAATCGTAGAGGGAAAAACTGCAGACTGTCCTGCAGCCGGTGAGACGGACTTTGATAAACTGGAGACGCCCATTTTTAGTAAAAGACAAATTACATTGCGTATACCATCCACCTACAAAGGAAATCTTATGCACGTGAACGTAAACAAGAATTGGTTAGTTTGTGTGCTGGACACACCGCAAACAATATTGCTACGTTTTTTTCTACCTCGAGCGTTGCCTCCAGGAG aaATACCTTTGGAAAAATACTTGGCAGGCTATGCTATTTCAAAAGTCTTTCTTGATTATACTGGACACCACACACTTATACCGATTGTGCCACAAACACCCGGGCTATCTGCTGATTTTCTTTACATACATGGAAATGGTCCAAAAGTGCGACGcgtagaaaaatttaaagaccACGAAATTACAGCTGTTGCCTTTAATCGGTATATGGGTACAGAATCGTCCACTGGTCCAATACTTTTGGGTACAAGTCGTGGTTTGATTTTTGAAACGGAACTTGTACAAGATGGTTTTTCGCCTTTACAGCGAAAACAG GTTTATGATTTGGGTTTAGGACGTACAAAGTATCCCATAAATGGATTGGAATTATTACGTCTACCGAATACCAATAAATATATGGTTATTGCTACAACACCagattgtatatacacattccaAGAAAGTTTGAAGCCAGATGATAGATCTCTACAGTTTATATTCGCCAACTATGTAAATGGACAGCAGGTGCATGGAGCTGAAATGATTGAAACCGAATTGAATTATTCGGCACTGCAACTTTATGGCGAACCAAATGAAAAGCTTCCCAAACAGTGGGCATGGTTATGTGGTAGTGGTATCAGATTTGGAGAG atTTCTACCGAGGAACGCTCTACTAATGTCCTACTTGGTGACAGCTTAATCAATTTGGACTTCAAGCAATATAAGCACCTCTCCTACGAAGAACGTCGTCAAAATGCGCCGCGAACGCTTGCTTTAACCGAATATCACGCACTTTTACTTTATTCCGATCATATTACAGGCATTTGTCTGCTAAATGAAAAAGTAGTTTATGAAGAGTATTTCCATGAGCAAGTTGGTAAACTATTGAATATTTTGCGCGATCCATTCACCGGCACTATCTACGTTTACACGGATAAAATGTTCTTCAGCTACAAGATCACCGATGAACAACGTGATATATGGCGTATATATTTGGAGAAAGGGCAATATGATTTGGCGGAAATTTACGCTGCAGAGCAGCCGGAGCACTTGGATATTGTGCTCATCAAAAAAGCAGATGCCGCATTTGAAAAAGGCGATTATACGCTAGCAGCTGATTTCTATGCGGAAACGTCTAAGCCCTTCGAGGAGATTAGTTTGAAATTTATGGAACTGGATACTAAAAAGCCAATAATACGCTATGCTAAAAAGCGTTTAGCCATGTTGGAAAATGATCCAAATAAAATAATGGTGCTCGTCATATGGCTGGTTGATCTTTACTTAACTCAAATCAATTATCCACGTCGCAGTGCGCAAGAGCGTGCCGAATGGCAGAGCGAATTCGATGAGTTCATGCAAGGTGCACGTGTGGCCGATTGTGCACGCCAAAACAAAGAACCCATATGCAATCTGTTAAAAGAGCATGCAGATTCGCATAATATCGCACAATTCGCGATATCCATTGGCGATTATGAGGAGGTAATTGAACAACAAATTGGTAGCAAGAAATTCAAAGAGGCACTTCGCACACTCACGCAACAAGATAATCTCGAACTGTACTATAAATATTGTCCTATACTTATGGATTACTTGCCACATGAAACTGTCGATACGTTAATGTCGCAAGGACGAAAATTCGACATAAAAGAGCTTATACCCACCTTAGTGTTGCAAGAGAGCGATAAACATATAGAAGAGATTATTAGGTACTTGGAGTTTGCAATTTATAATTTAGGTGAAACAAATCAAGCAGTTCATAATTACATAATACATTTGTATGCCAAATATAAGCCGCCTAAGGTAATCAAATATCTTGAGAATGAGGGGCAGGATTTGAGTTTGATACATTACGAAATAAATTATGCGATGATACAGTGTAAACTATTCAAAGTGAATGTTGCATCAGTTTTCCTAATGTGCTTAAGTAAAATGTGGGCGGCGGCAGTGGATTTGGCACTGGAATTCGATTTGAAATTGGCGAAGGAAACAGCGTCGAAGCCAACAAAAGAGGAAGAACGCGAAAAGATGTGGCTGGCCATTG CGCGTCATGAAATACAAGGTACGAATGATGTTAAAAAAGCGCTAGATCTTCTGAAGGAATGTGATTTGCTACGCATAGAGGATTTACTAccatttttttctgatttcgaaaaaattgatgaTTTCAAAGAACCCATATGTGCGGCATTAaaa GATTACAATATCAAAATTCTTGAACTCAAACACGAAATGGATGAGTGTGATAAACAAGCGGAGCGTGTCATCAAAGACTTACAGAATGTGCGTGAACGAAGTATTCGTATAAACGCGCAAGAAAATTGCAATCTCTGTGATTCCTTTCTAATGGTGAAGCCATTTATCGTTTTCATCTGTGGACACAAATTCCATAGTGATTGCttagagaaaaaaattctaccaaCACTAAGCAGCGAGCAAAATCGTCGATTGAGAACCATCAAACAACAATTGGACGCGTTGGTTACACAGAGTTTCGTTATGGATATCTCCGAGGAGATGCTCCTTCAACGCACggaattaaaaactgaaatcgAGGAGATTATTGCTggtgattgttatttttgtgggGTAATGATTGACATGATCGATCAGCCCTTCATCAACGACTGGGATCAGGTTAATGTTGATTGGGAATAA